From Gossypium raimondii isolate GPD5lz chromosome 11, ASM2569854v1, whole genome shotgun sequence:
AAGCAAGTTCTTCGCAAAAGGAAGGATTGGAGGTGCGGGGAATCGAACCCCGTGCCTCTCGCATGCGAAGCGAGCGCTCTACCATATGAGCTACACCCCCGTGCCGATTACgtttacttaaatatttttcaaatttgtatcATATTATTTGATATCTCGACCAGATAGGAACTCCCATGGAAACTAGTTTATAGTTTTGTTTCACAGGGAGGCAGAGACTGAGAGGAGAACAGGGCGGCAATAGGCGGCATTAAGGGTAGTTGAAGGAGCAGGGTGTGTAGGTGTACTTTTAGCCTTTTCAGTTTTTGGTATGGGCCTTTTGGGATTGTTTAGTGTTAGCTAAACGAGCCTATGTGAACAGCCTGCTGGATGCTACAAGCCCACAACACGAGTCAGCCTTAAATCACTATTCACTAATCCAAACAATATTGTggaataaaagtttttatgAGTAAAGTCGGATTAAGTTTGAAATCGAGCTTATGTATGGTTTTATTATTGTACATAATTACTTAAAACACATCTCGGATGAAAATATATTCtacatttaaatcaaatttattcatatttataaataattaattcaataatatttacataaactcatattatatttttagtttttaaaatatatatttttaatatctaataattataaatatgcatttcttttattatcattatattcttcttattttattttagtgaatttataaatataaataactttaaaacatatttctaaTATTTACTTTAGTACcatgatttaaatattaaagtatatatgtatttttaaaataaatactaagtTTAAACACATAGTTATTAGCATAGTTATTAgcatatttactttaatatttaaatattaaagtatatatgtatttctAATATTTACTTTAGTATcatgatttaaatattaaagtatatatgaatttataaatataaataactttaaaacatagTTATTAGCATAAATGATAGATGAAAGCCCAACACATAtttgacttaatatttttatcaaaatacttTCAGATTTTGCATAAAACCCTTGTTCAAAGCCTGCTATTGAAACAGAATAAAACTTCAGGAATATCGATTATATTTTGAACTGAAAATGACTGGGATTACTGAACCTTTGCGCACTACAAGCTCAATAATataggttaaaattttaactgaaTTAACAAAATGAACAACCCTATTTGTATCAATTCTCAAGGGGTACAGTCCACGAGCCAAtagaaaacgaaggaaaatcaCTATACAACTGAAATGTCACTTTCTCACGTAAAATGCTCGAATAAGCGAGTTTATTTTGATGGCGAAAGTAAGAAAAACATGCATCGCCCAAAAAAGACGAGACAGCTTGTCCAGCAGCAGAGGGAATGCTTCGTCTCACAACACCATCAGTTGCCAAATCGGCCTCTTCTCCATGGCATTCTTTGTCGACTGCTGCCGTTACGTTGTGCAGGACCATTCATTCGCTCTTTTTTCATATTGGCAAACAACGAATCCAGTGTATGAGGCCTTTGCTTTGTAACAACATTCCCTCCTTGTTGCTGTTGCGGCTGGTGCTGGCGTGGCTACAAAGATAAAAATTGCCAATTGACATCAATACAGAATTACTTGTGTAACATGCGATTCATTCAAATGCTTTGAATCATGAAAATGCGACTTCCATTGAGATAGAAGAATACCTTTGCTGCAAAACCTCCATTCTTAGCCCTCCTCTGAACAGGTGGTACTCCAGTCCTAAaccaagaaaatgaaaaccaTGAATGGATATCTGAAACAGTAAAAAACAATAAGAGAGCAGGTCCAACAAGAGAACAGCTTTCACCCAACAAGTCGAGCAACCAGAATCAATACGGTGAAACTTGAGGAGCTTTTCATCAGAGGAAGAATGCAATTATTTCCAACAAGCAATAAAATAAGACAAATCAAACCATCTGCTTGCAAGTACTCATCAAATTTCCGGTAAGCTCAATCTGGGAATGCTGCGCTAccaataaaaacacaaaaaaccCTCCAATGCAATAGCGGAACTGGGGGAAGTCACAAGGGTTGATTTCCCAGAATGTCAGACAAACAGCAAACTTCCAGTTGAGTAACCTCCAAACCCCAACTTGTGAAGAAGATTCAACACTTGTAAATGCCATGAAAGATTGCATAATAGATGTCAATTTACATCCGAATAACTAGATAAAAACAACCAAGTCCCTTTCAAAATTCCTACCAATCCGTTATTATTCCTGCTTCACTTCTACCTAGAGAATTTCAAGATGGCACCAAAGGCAGCAAACTGTTATCTTTGCCAAAAAGTATGCGTTTCAAGTCATGTATTACTGTGACAATCAATCCAAGGTTCTCAAACATAGCTAAAACCCAGTCACAAAATAGGCAATTAAGTGGCATCCTAGAAAAGATTGGACGAATGAAGAATCAATGCTAGACTCAGAAAAAATTGCTCATTCGATTAAACCATAGCCTCTGACAGGTTAAAACTAATTGTGAAAATTGATGGATAAGCAACCTCCAAATGACTAAAGTTGTTAGTCAAAGAATCTTAAGTGGCCAAAGCTAAttgatgaagaaaatcaaaatcaggGCAATGACCAAGCAGATGGAGCTACAGCACACATAAGCATGTAAACAAACTACCAATTTGACATTTCAAAAAGTTTGTCCAATCACATAACAATGTCATTCCACGGAATGCATGTATACCGCCCTTGTGCGATTGCAATTATCAAATTAGTAATCTTACTTCTCTAAATCCAACTGCTTCAAACAtgataaacacatttaacacTTGCTACTCCATGCTTCAATATCCATCCCATATGGCAGAAAACCAATTCCACAATCAGCACCACTTAATCTGATTAACGAACATTGCACATCATGGAAATAAAGAACTAAAAGTATACTATTTTGGGTAGGGTgcacaaaaaccctaaactttcaaGATAACACCAAGTTAGGCCACTTCTCCGCaagaaaagtaataaaaaatatagggagTTCCACATAACATGCAACTTGAATTAAGTTAACCAGGACCACTTTCCAGAGGTCATCAATATTGTAGAAGATCCATTATTTACCTGCAATGATTCAATGATAAAAATCAGCTATTAGAATCATAGCTTCTAGCATAGAGCATCAATATGAGCTATTAGAATCCATTTACCTAGGTTTGTTCAAATTAGCCACCCTGACACCATTTACATTCTTAATTCGAACTGGGGCAACTGCAGCCCTGCGTGCAGCCTCAGCTGCCAAAGGAAATTGATTCCCCGGGATGTTTGATCTTCTTTGAGCTAGAAATCCCTGATTATCATACACAGAGTAGAAAGCAAATATACATAGTTAAAGGCAATGTCTGCAACAACAATGTATTGCGAATTTTTTATCAACAGCAGTAAAAATCCACACCTGTCTGACAGAGGACCGCGAATCCATATACTGTTGAACCTTCAAAGCCTTTGCTTTAGCAGCATTATTAAAAGGTTTCTGACCTTTATTCTGATggtaaaaaatagaaaatattagaaTATCACCTCAATATTAGAAACAATATTTTTTCCCTTGAGGAAGAAATTTCTTACCAGTACCCTTTGCTGCTTCTTGGTTTTATTTGAACTAGTTTTTGACATTCTAATGATATCATCTAAatccaaagaaaaaaacaaaaaattagaaaaccgTTTCTCGTCAAAAGAACAACTTAACAATGCGCAAACAGTTAATAGCTCACCCAATGTCATGTCCATCTTCTTTTCTGTCAGAGCGATTGCTTCACTTGTAAGCGGTTTAGCTGCCATCtgacatattttaaaaattaaaaaaaaattcagtttaatCGTAAGAGATAGGAAAAATAGGGTCAACAAATTAAGTAAttctaaaatcaaaactaataaaCGGTACAGATATCGATTTGCAGATTATATAAGACGGATTCGAGAAAAGggataaaagatttaaaatcgAACTTACCGATTCCgatgatttgatgaattttgatgagAAAAGCGCAAATAATTAAAGATTTGGGTGAAGATGTggctagggttagggttttcaatgtTGTTTCTTCGTACAAGGGAAATAAAAGGGGGAAACTATATTGCAAAACTGCGATGATTTGGGTGCCAAGGCTGCGAACAACAAAACGATAAAACCTTCGTGGGTGAAAAGAAACTGATACTTATATAAGACCGTGGGAAAGGCGgattttaagtttatatcaattatACAATAATTAGATTTCAAATCCGTCTTTAATTAGGGATCATAATTATTACGTCACGGAAGTTTTGATACTTATATAAGACCGTGGGAAAGGCGGATTTTAAGTTTCTATCAATTGTACAATAATTAGATTTCAAATCCGCCTTTAATTAGGGATCATAATTATTACGTCACGGAAATTTTGTGGGTAATTACTAAATTAGGGAATATTCCGCGTACAGCTCAGCATTAGATGGTGTTAGTTATTTAACAAATACGATCTGCCACGTCGGATTAATTGAtatctttgttattttatttctaatgtcCTTAACTAGtccataaatttaaaatcttaaagtTTTAATAACATATCTATGTACGTATTCAGTAGATTTGTCGAAAGGTTAAGTGATTTGCCTGGCTAGATAAGTTCGATTCTACTTAAGTCGAGTTTggacaataatttttatattttaggttaaTCTAACCAAACAcgaattcaaattaaataataatatatataatatcaaataaaataaatttttaaatatcttgctatttttaatagtaaaatggacTTATTGGATAGGTTGGATTAGCCTGACCATGGCCTTAGCCTATTGGTTAAATGAATAATTTGCTTTTTAAGTTCCTCTCCAAAATTAAATGATCCAATCtaggttttgtttttctttctaacttttgattaaatggaacattttattattctagctcttttgaataattaataatttgaatcaTGTCTCTTTAATACAAAATGTTTAACTTTGGCCTCCTCgaattttataatcttatttcGATTTGTCTAAACAAATTTTAGCTTTATCCTGATACCAATCAATATTTTCCACggtttaatataattttgagtgttaaatatcaattaagatCTAACATGaaacatatttaacacataTGGATCCAAGTTTAATTGCATGTACAGTTATGATGATTGTTTTGTTTAACAAGTTATATTCGAGTTATTCatgtaaaagatataaatgTGCTTAACATATGATATACgtattttaagtatatttcatGTCAAATATGAACTAACATTTGATATCTAAATTGGTGGTTAAACTTAAGAAAGAATCTAAGTGatacaaaatgatattttaagaGCTTAAGTAAAACATTTTGAAGTTTGtcacaaatataaaatttgaatcgtGAAGACATCTAAAGTaactaatttgtttttataaaataaagtataaaccccaaaaatagtattattaaaatgtaaaattgaaattgattaataaaacaaatgttaaaatatgccCTATGttattgtatattcttaaatttagAATCTAGtccatgtatttttatttttaagaaattagtttctctatttttcagatttaaaaattatgtcaagttgttaacattgttaaaattatattgttaaattaaagtttactataatgtttttagttaaatgaCCCTAAGtgagtaaattttttatttcaaagtaTCACATCAAAagatttaccaaaaaaaaagagatatcAATTGgatctgaattttgaaatttgaaaaaacagaggctaaattttttgaaataaaaatataaaggctaaattctaaattttaaagagttcAAGGACTTATGGCagatttaaacctaaaataaaatacagttaAATGGGTTGAAATGTTAGTTCTACAACAACAATTCCAAAGATGTTAAAAAGGCCGGCAGATTTCCCATTATCTACTGGGCTAAGTTCCTTTGTAAGAAAACTAATCCATTAGGCTTTACGATCGTCAATGGTGGCCCAATCTTTCTACCGAAAAAGGAGGGATATACCACCCGAAAGGTACGCGGGAGGAAGAACAAAAAGCCTGGGAATTAAACCTTGTTCTGTTCGATGAGCGGCTTCTTCGTTAAGCACCTGAGGAAACCTTTTCTCTTCTCAACACAAGATTTAACATGGTGATCATCTGATTCTTACtttcatttattctttttttcactCTGTTTGAAATTCCCGGATTTTGCTTCATAAATCTTACTCTATTGCCACTTCTAAGTGATTGTTTGTGTTGATCGGTAAATAACTGAATCTCGATGCGTTTATCTTgcttttcttatgttttaattttgattattttgactTTATTCGCATTTCGTTGGAGGGATTTTTAGTTATTCGAATCAATGGCGTTTAGGCGTAGTATTTGCAATAGAGTAACCATAATGGCTAGACGATATCAACCATTGTTTGCCTACGTTCTCCATGAAGATGACCGTAAAAATCAACCTTCGAATGAGTTCCAATCTCATCAAAAACCTGGTGATTTTGTTCAACAAAGATATTTTGGAACTGGGTTTAGTAATTCATCCTCAGGGTTTGGTGTGTTGTTCCAAGATAGAAAATGCTCCCAATTAGCTTTTCTTCCTAGCTCTGGCATGTCCTTTTATCGGCTTATGTCGACTACGGGTAGCGATAAGCCAGATAAGTTTGAGCTCATCGGTGATGTTGCGGATGTTCTTAAGGATACTGCTGTTGAAGCAGTGGCTTCGCAAGCTCCTGCCGTGAATGAGGTTGCCGTTGCTGCTGCTGACTGTTGGTTACCTGTTGCTAGCTTGCAGTATGTTATTGATTCCATTCATTCTTTTACCGGCTTGAACTGGTAAGTTGCTGCCTTCTCTTATTTTATATTGTCTCAATTGTGCAAATGTATGAAGAATGGATGGTGTGTCCGACGGTAGTGATTTCAGCAAAGAATATTGTATGGGAAACTAATGCAAAATTGATAAATCTCAATCTGGCTTCAAAACCGATGCTTCAATCTAAATATAAGCTATAATTCAAATGTTGACAGAAACACAGCATAAACTATCAAGGgtgtaaatataataattcCTGTCCATGCAACATTGGTTAAAACTTGCATGCATGATGCATATAACTTTAACTAGAGTTAATCTTTAAGTTTCTAGTCAAAACAATTTATCATTGATTTCTTATATATGGTTGAATTCAATTTATTGTTGCAAATTGCAGCACGATGACAAATAAATCCTGATGTGAGCCCGTATCTTATGCAATATGTACTATTCTTCTTGGTGGTGTATTATTTGTTTCAGGTGGGCCTCGATAGCAGCGGCAACACTTTTGATTCGAGGAGCTACTCTTCCGCTTCTGATAAATCAACTTAAAGCTACTACGAAAATGACTGTGTAATTTtacttgtttttgtttcatttttctgcCCTCACTCTCCTTTTTCTCTGGTGTGCTCTTTCGTGTATCCATTGCCAATTTTATTTGTAGCACTCATGTCTATATGCAAGACATTGTTTTTATGTTtccttttgtaatttttgaagaattaagCATATCCTTTGTTTATGCTAATATGTATCCACAATTCAATAATCTGTAAAATACTGGATAATTTGATAATCCCATTTATGTTCTAGTCTAGTAATAATATTACGAAAATTTGGATGGTGTGGAGTCTTTTCTTTCAACCTTGTTGTTAATAGTGCATTGAAAAGAAAGAACTGAGAGTCATCATCTTATTCTTCTAGTACCTTTTTATCTAATAGTTCCATTACTTAATATGCCTCTGCTTGTCATGtacatttttgtttaaaaaaaggTTGAAGTGTGCCTAGCATGAAGTCAACAATTATCTGTTTACTAGTTTCCAGTTATGACGTAGACATGGACGAAGAAGAGGAACTTATGCATGTTTTCTTTTAGACATTCATACACCTTGTAAGCTACTTCAGTTTTGCAACTTAGAGACTGCTCTCTTTTTCTTGTAGGTTGattaacaaaaaagaaactatTTGAATTTGCGTTAATCCTGCAGTTAATGAGGCCACGCCTGGAGGAAATCAGGGAACGGATGGCAAGCAAGGTTTGGTGCCAGTTTCTTCTGTGTTCGTGTTTTTATTTGAGCCACTTAATCTCTGCTTTTATCCACGATTGTGCATACTCTTGGAACAAGTTATGAATCCATGGATGTTTTTGTTTCCTTTATGATAGtgagaataaaaatttaacaattctACCTATTTTTCTGTAGGATGGGGATTCCCCATCGATGGTTGAAGgtcaaaatgaaatgaaaaagctTTTCAAGGAGTAAGCAACTTTTCCATTTCAACTAGCAAATATGCCTGTTCAAAGtactttttataataaattgcTTTCCCTTTGGTTCCATGATTGAAACCCACTAACATTAGTTAATTGGCTTTCCATAGTATAATCTCTTAACTCTCTGAAGAACCCTGATTTGTAATTCCAATCTAGTATTTTGTGATACCAATCTAGGTTCCGGTTGATCAAGCATGTCCTTTTTATAGTAGTTCGATTTAATGTCTATTTAACTGTTTTTATGAGACAATTTCATCGTTCACAGATATGGCGTGACACCATTTACACCACTGAAAGGGCTTTTTATTCAGGGGCCCATCTTTATCAGCTTTGACTTAGCTGTAAGACAAATGTTTTTGTATTATCCTTCTGTAAAGTATTACTGGGTTTTGTCTTAGAATTGAATGTAGTTTTTACTCCAGATTACAACGATGACTGAGAAAATGCCATCATTTAAATGCGGCGGAGCATGTTGGTTTACAGATCTCACTACTCCAGATAGTTTATACCTCTTTCCAGTTTTGACAGCACTGACATTTTTTATAACCGTAGAGGCAAGTGTCGATGATATTAAATTATGGAACAATGTTACACcatacatttttctattttttaattggaTTTACTTAATATGTCTGCAGTGTAACATGCAAGAAGGTATGGAAGGGAACCCTGCTGCTGCAACTATGAGAAATGTTTCTAGGGTCCTTGCTGTTTTGACAGTTCCATTTACCATGAATTTCCCAAAGGTATTGTCAAAAACAATATTAAGATTCTTCTTACTCAAATAGGTCATCTTGGCTTTATATAACAGTTTCCCTTAACAAGCTGGTGCCGTGGTGCACCCTTTTTTGCTAGTATGTGCAAATAGTGCCATTTCTGAGCTTTTCTTATTTCAACTATAGGTACAGAAAATTTCGAGTCCAATgccatatttttattaagtacGACATAAAGAGATTTAATATTTTCCACTAAAGA
This genomic window contains:
- the LOC105801942 gene encoding uncharacterized protein LOC105801942 — encoded protein: MAAKPLTSEAIALTEKKMDMTLDDIIRMSKTSSNKTKKQQRVLNKGQKPFNNAAKAKALKVQQYMDSRSSVRQGFLAQRRSNIPGNQFPLAAEAARRAAVAPVRIKNVNGVRVANLNKPRTGVPPVQRRAKNGGFAAKPRQHQPQQQQGGNVVTKQRPHTLDSLFANMKKERMNGPAQRNGSSRQRMPWRRGRFGN
- the LOC105801940 gene encoding LOW QUALITY PROTEIN: mitochondrial inner membrane protein OXA1 (The sequence of the model RefSeq protein was modified relative to this genomic sequence to represent the inferred CDS: inserted 2 bases in 1 codon); translated protein: MLFESMAFRRSICNRVTIMARRYQPLFAYVLHEDDRKNQPSNEFQSHQKPGDFVQQRYFGTGFSNSSSGFGVLFQDRKCSQLAFLPSSGMSFYRLMSTTGSDKPDKFELIGDVADVLKDTAVEAVASQAPAVNEVAVAAADCWLPVASLQYVIDSIHSFTGLNWWASIAAATLLIRGATLPLLINQLKATTKMTLMRPRLEEIRERMASKDGDSPSMVEGQNEMKKLFKEYGVTPFTPLKGLFIQGPIFISFDLAITTMTEKMPSFKCGGACWFTDLTTPDSLYLFPVLTALTFFITVECNMQEGMEGNPAAATMRNVSRVLAVLTVPFTMNFPKAIFCYWITSNLFSLXYGLVLKAPRVKKALGIPEIPDQPAATASRPSIDLYSALKQTLQQARTAAEESASVSAAPTKVLNRSTPSSAVNQRIKHLEKQVKGKKKNKKR